The nucleotide sequence CTCTCGCTGCCCCAACGTCCCTGGCTGATGCTCGGCAAGGGCCCCTCGTTCTCGATGCGTAAGGACTTCGACCTTACGCAATACAACCTGATCTCATTGAACCACGTGGTGCGTGCTCAACGCGTCGACGTGGCCCATATCATCGACATTGACGTCGTCGAGTCGTGCGCCGAGCACCTGGTGCGCAACGCCGGGTACCTCGTCATGCCGCGCCGTCCGCACGTGCATTGCGATCCGGGCCCGAAGCTGCTCGAAGACTACTTCGACGAGTTGCCCGTGCTGCGCCAGCTCGCGGCCGAGAACCGCCTGGTCTGGTACAACCTGTCGAGTTCCACGCCGGTGGGCGAATCGCCCGTGATCGGCGCGAAATGGTTCAGCGCCGAAGCCGCGCTGAATATTCTCTCCTTGCTCGGCGCCAAGAAGATTCGCTCGTTGGGCATCGACGGCGGCCGTGGCTATAGCCCCGAGTTCGCCGATCTCGAACGGCAGACGATGCTCGCCAACGGGCACGAGACGTTCAACAACCAGTTCGACGAGATGGAGACGATCTGCCGCCGCGCGGGCATCGACTACGCTCCGCTGGTCGAGCCGATGCGCGTCTTCGTCGGCACCGACGAGTCGCAACGGGTCGCCACGCGCGTGCTCGAGCACTCGATTCGCAAGCACACTTCGGCGCCGGTCAATTACCACCCGATGTTCCACTTGCCGATCCCCACGCCGAAGGATCCGGCGAATCGCCCGCGCACGGGCTTCTCCTTCTTCCGTTTTGCCATTCCCAAGCTGTGTGGCTATCGCGGCCGGGCGCTGTATGTCGACGCGGACATGCAGGTCTTCTCCGACCTGGCAGAGCTGTGGCGCATTCCCTTCGGCAAGCACAAGGTGATGTGTACGAACCAGCCGGAGACGCCGACGGCCTGGAAGGGGCCGAACACGTTCTTCCATCCCGGCCGGCAGATGAGCGTGATGCTGCTCGACTGCTCGCGGCTGGACTGGGATCCTGACAAGATCGTTGCCGACATGGACGCCGGCAAGTACGGCTACCGCGACTTGATGTTCGAGATGTGCGTGGTGAAGCCGGACGAAATCTGCGACGACATTCCACCCGAATGGAACTGTCTCGAGTGGTACGAGGCCCAGCGGACGAAGCTGCTGCACTATACGGTGGTGCCGACGCAGCCGTGGAAGAACGACGAAAATCCGCTCGCGCCGGTCTGGATGCAAGGTTATCGCGAGGCGGTCGCGGCGGGCATCGTCGTGCCGGCCGAAGTGCGACAAGGCATTGCCGCCGGCCACTTGAAGGCCTCGCTGGCCGACGCGTTGCCCCCGGACGCGCCGTCGAAGCCCGCTGCCCGCGGCTTTGCTGAGGTCCACCAGGCACACGCGATGCGTCCGACGGAACGGTTGTGGGCATCTCCCTTGGGTCGTGCCGCCAAGCGTCCGCTACGGTTTCTCAAGCGCACGTTGCTCGGTTCATAACTCGCTGGTCGGTCGATTCCGCAGCGGGCGTCGCTTCGCGGCGGAATCGACCGACCGCGATTCATTTCGATTCATGCTTCGCACATCACTAGCACGAGAGGGCTCGTCATGATCAAGCTGTCGGACCGCGATCTTCAAGACTTCCAGGAAGCGGTCGACTGGAAGACCGGTATGTGCCTGCCCGACGGCCGCGTGCTGGGGGTGGAAGGCAAGCGTGGCAAGGTCTCGAAGGGGAACGACTCGCGGGTCGCGCTCGTCAAGGAGATGATCGATCCCGCGCACGGCACCGTGCTCGAGGTCGGCTGTTGCGAGGGCATCCATACGTTGCAGTTGGCGGCGGTTGCCAGGCACGTCACCGCGCTCGACGTGCGTCCGAAGAACATCGTCTGCACGCTGACGCGTTTGTTCGTCCACGACATCAAGAACGTGACGGTGAAGCTGGCGGACGCGCGTTTCCTCGATGCGAAGGAAGGGCACTTCGACGTCCTGTTCCACGTGGGCGTGCTCTATCACCTGATGGACCCGGTCGAGCACTTGTTCGCCATTCGCGATCTGGCCGATAGCCTGGTGCTCGATACGCACGTCACGCACGCCGACACGGCGTTTCCGCGCGACGATATTCAGTACAACGGCAAGTCGTACCGCGCGCACCTGTATCGCGAAGGCGGCTGGTCCGATGTTTTTTCGGGGGTCGAGCCCGCCTCGCGCTGGTTGGATCAAGACGCGCTCGTCCAGGTGCTGCGCGACGCCGGGTATGCCACGGTCGAAGTGGTGCAGGAGCGTGCCGAGCGCAACGGACCGCGCGTCTGCATCGTGGCCCATCGCCAGGCGAAAGCGGCGCGCCACGCGGCCTGATTGCCGTCCTGCGGCCCACGGCCTTTCGCTCGATTCACGCTCAGGAGTTCGATGCATGATTAGCCAGCCCACGCCGAACGTAGCCCTCAAGGACAACAGCCCGGCGGAGACCATCTCGCGCTTGGAGTGGACGGTTCGCGATCAGAATGCGCGGTTGCACGATCGCAAGATGCGCATTCGCGAGCTCGAGGGGAAGCTGCGCCAGGAGCCCCAACGCGAGATTCAACAGCTCACGTCGATCGTCGATAAGCTGCTGAAGCGGCATTACCATCAGATGCCGTTGCCTCCCGAGGAACTTCGACTGCACGTGGGCACGCGTACGACCGCCGCCAACTTCTGGGCGCAGGGGCTCTCCTCTTCGACTCGCGTTTGCGATATTTTCGGCGCGGAGCCTGCGGGTCCCGTGCTCGATTGGGGCTGCGGCTGCGGTCGCACGTTGCGTTGGTTGCTGAACAGCCCGGCTTGGCGCGAACACTACCGTGGCTGCGACGTCGACGCCGCTGCCATCAAGTGGCTGCGCGAGAACACGCCATGCCCGCTGGAGGTCTGCGGCGATCATCCCCCGCTACCCTACCCCGACGCGACGTTCACGGGCCTGTTTGCCTTCAGCGTGCTGACGCACATTCCGCCGAAGTTGCACCGTGCCTGGTATGCGGAGATCCGCCGCGTGCTGCGTCCGGGCGGCAAGGCCCTGCTCACCGTGCAGGGGAGCGACATTCTGAAGAACCCGTCGAACTACAGCGTCCCCCTCGACATGGTCGAGGCCTTCGGCAAATCGGGCCAGGCCTACATCCACCACGAAGGTCACTACAAGGATGCCGCGCTCGTGAATGAAGAGTTCACCCGCCAGCAACTCGAAGGCTTGTTGACGGTCGAGTCGTACAAGGTCGGCGGCTATCAGAACATGGATCAGTTCATCGTGCGCCGCGACGACTAAATCGCGGCGTGCGGGCATGCGGCAAGACAGACCGGCCCTCCCCATCATTGATCCGCGATCACGGTTCCGAGGCAGTACGGCGAACATGGCGGCTCCGACACAAAACTCAGATAGTCAGCCCGTCGGTGCGGTGCCCGTGTCGGACGAAATCTGGCCCCTGGCCGTAGCGCGGCAGGGTTGGCGTTCGTGTCGCGTGCTGGCGATCCGCACGCGCGAGACCCTTTCGCGGATGCGGTGGGCGGCGCGGGCGAAGATCTCGAGCAGGCCCAAGAACGTGTTGGGCTGTTTGCATCCGACGACGCGCGTGCCGCGGTTGACGCTCTCGGCCAACGAACGGCGCGAGTTGCAAGCCCGGCTCGCGGCACTCGAGCACCGGCCCCGCTTCTCGGTACTCTCCGTGGTGCGGCCCGGGGCAGAGAAGTATCTTGCCACGACCTACAATTCGCTCCGCGACCAGGTTTATCTCGACTGGGAACTGCTGGTCGTAACGCCCCCCCCGGTGACCGCCACGCCGGAGCTTCGCCTCGACCTGGAAGTCTCGCAAGATCCCCGGTTACGCTTGCTGCGCACGACCAGCGCGGACGTCGCCGCGCAGACGCTGAGCACGGCGGTCGATTCGGCCACGGGCGAAATGATCGGCTTTGTCGAATCCGGTGATGCGCTGTCGCCCGAGACCATGCTCGTCTGCGCGGAGCATCTGGCCCGACATCCGGAGGCCGATTTTCTCTATTCGGACGAGGATCTGCTCGATCACAAAGATTACCGCAACGATCCGTTCCACAAACCCGACTGGTCGCCCGAGCTGTTGCTGTGCCAGCATTATACGGGACAGTTCAGCGTCTATCGCCGGTCGTTGCTGGATCGGATCGGCGGATTGCGGCCGCAGCTTCCCGGCGCGCTGTTCCACGACCTGGCCCTGCGCGCGAGTGAACAGGCGCGAGAAGTCATCCACATTCCGCGGGTTTTGTATCACCGCCGTGCCCGCACCGGGGCGCCGGGCAGCAACTCGCCGCTGGTGGCGACGGGGCCCGATGCGCTGACGGCGATCGGCGATGCCCTGCTGCGCCGCGATCTCGAAGGCGAGATCAAGGCCACGCGCACGGCCGGCGTGTTTGGCGTGCGATTGTATCCGCGGCAGGAGCCGCGTATCTCGATCATCATTCCGACGCGCGACCGCGCCGCACTGCTGCATGCTTGCGTGCAGAGCGTGTTGCGTCTGACCGACTATGCGAACTATGAGATCGTGATCGTCAACAACGACAGCGTCGAGCCCCGGACGCACGCCTTGTTTCGATCCTGGTCGCGCGACGGACGAATTCGCGTGATCGATTCGCCCGGCCCGTTCAACTACTCGCGGCTGAACAACCTGGCAGTGGACGCGTGCCGCTCGCCGCTGGTGCTGTTGTTGAACAACGACACGAAGGTGATCGCCAGCGAGTGGCTTTCGGTGATGGCCGGCTACTGCCAGCTCGACGGCGTGGGCGCCGTCGGCGCGAAGCTCTACTTCTCCGACGATACGATTCAGCACGCGGGCGTGATCCTCCGCGGCGGCGGCAAGGGTTCCAAGCCGGCCATGTCGAGTCACAAGTTCTTTCCACGCCACGATGGTGGCTACTTCGGTTACCTCCATACGACGCGCAACTTGAGCGTCGTGACGGGCGCTTGTCTGCTGACCCACCGCGACGTGTACCAGCAGGTGGGCGGACTCGATGAGCAGTTGGCCGTGGCCTACAACGACGTCGACTATTGCCTCAAGCTGCGGCAGGCCGGTTACCGAATCGTGTGGACAGCCGAAGCCGAGCTCTATCACTACGAGTCGGCGTCGCGCGCCAAAGACAAGGAAGGAGACGAGCGTTGGGAGCTCGAAAAACTGCGCATGCAGGATAAATGGGGAACGGCGCTCTGCGACGACCCCTACTACAATCCCAACCTCTCGCTGAATCACACGAATTTCATGCTGCGCCGCATCGCCTAGAGGAGACGCCTGTGAATCGTGCACGAACGAGCACACCCGCGGGCCCGTCGACCGGCGGCAGGATCTGGCGGCAGGGTCAGACGTTGCTCAAGCTGTGGCGTCCCGCTCCGGCGCAGCTTGCTCCCGTCCCGCCTGCGAACTGGTTGCCGCCGACGGCCGGCGAACGACAGTCGCTGGCCGAACGCTGCCGCGCGCTCACCGCGGCGCCGCGCGTGCTGTGCCTGATCTTGGCCGACGATGCCCCGGCGTCCGAAGTCTCGCGCACGGTGCGTTCGCTGACGGCGGTGATCTACTCGAACTGGAGCGCCATCGTCGTGGGGCGCGACAGCACGACGATGACGATGACTCCGCTCCCCGGCAGGCTCTCGGTGGTCGAATCGTATACCTTGCACAAGTCCGATGGCGCGGCCGAGGTGAACGCCCTGGTGGCACGCCATGATGCCGAGTACGTGCTGTTCGTCGAGGCGGGGGATTGCCTGGCTCCCGAGACGCTGGTCGCATTTGCCGAGCACGTCGAAGAGAACCACAAGGCAGACCTCGTCTACGGCGACGAAGATCAACTCGATGCGGCCGGGGTGTTGAGCCACCCGTTTCACAAACCCGACTGGTCACCGGCACTGCTGCTGAGCCAGCCCTACACGGTGTACCCCGCGTTCTACCGCCGACCATTGCTCGTCGAGGCGGGAGGACTGCGCGAGGGCTGGGGGCATGCTCGCTTGTACGATCTCGCCTTGCGCTACACGGAAGTGGCCGAGACGATCTCGCACCTGCCCTCGGTGCTTTACCACCGTCGCGCGGAATCGCACTATGTCCCCGACGTGTCGGGCGACCGTCCGCGACGCTCGGTGTGGGGGGCGGCCTGGCTGGCGACGCGCCGCGGGGCAAGTGCCCGGCGTCGCGCGGTCGAAGCGGCTCTCGAACGGCGTCGTGTCGTGGCCCGGGTCACGTTCGGACGCAGCGCCCACACGCAAGTGGTCTCGCCCGTGCCGCAACGTCTGGAGCGAGTCTCGATCATCATGCCCACGCGCGATGGGGGAGACCATCTCAAGGTTGCCGTCGAGAGTGTGTTGCGCCGCACGACCTATCCCAACTACGAATTGGTACTCGTCGACAATGGCAGCACGGAACCAGCCACGCGTCAGATGTTGCAGCAGTTCGCCGCGCACGATCGCATGCGCGTGCTCCACGATCCACAGCCGTACAATTTTTCGGCGATCAATAATGCGGCCATTCGACAGACGAGCTCGCATTACATCCTGCTGCTGAACGACGACACCCAGGTGATTTCGCCGGGCTGGCTGACCGATATGGTCGGTTGGCTCGAGCAGCCTGGCGTGGGCGCCGTGGGAGCGAAGCTGCTCTACACGGACGGCACGATTCAGCACGCCGGAGTCGCGCTCGGCATCGGTGGGATCGCCTCGCATCCGCACAAGCGGTTCTCGCGCCGCGATGTCGGCTACCACGGCCTGCTCACCTCGGTGCGCGAGTGCAGTGCCGTTACCGGCGCCTGCCTGCTGACGCGCCGCGATTTGTTCTGGCAAGTCGGTGGTTTGGAAGAATCGCTGCCCCGCGCCTACAACGACGTCGACTTCTGCCTGCGGCTGGGCGAACGCGGGCACCGCATCGTCTTCACGCCGACGGCCGAGCTGTATCACCACGAGTCGGTCAGTCGCGGGCGCGATACCCGCGACGACCTCCAATTCCAGCAGGCGATTGCCTGGATGCAACGGCGTTGGGGACGGCTGCTTGCGGAAGATCCCTACTATCATCCGCAGCTTTCGCTCCGCTCGACGAATTTCGCCCTGCGGCAGGCAGCCTAGCGGAAACCCACTCCCCTGGAATCACTCCTGTTCGAGTTGAACGAGGTACTGGTCGTGAACGTCTGGCAACGACTTCGAGCCAAGCTGAACTCGACCTGGAGCACCGGTCGGCGCATCGGGCATGCCGTGCAGCACTTCGTCGGCGAAGGGGAAGACGTCAAGATCGAAGGCCCTGTCGGGGTCATCGTTTCGCACTACGACGCGCGCCCCATCGAGCCGCTGGTGCAGTTGCTCGATGGCCTGGCCGAGACGCCCGCGGGATTTCCCTATGAAGTGCGGGTCGTCATCAACCACGAGACGTGGCGCCCCTGCGAACTGCCCGAGCGCCATCGCCATTTGACGGTGGTCCATCGCGAGAATCGCGGCTTCAATATCGGCGCCTGGGAGCAAGGTTGGCGCCTCGATCCGCCGCGCGACGCGTATCTGTTTTTGCAAGACGAGTGCATCGTCGCACGCGAGAACTGGCTGCTTCCTTTCGTCGAGAAAGCGTCGCAGTCCGACGTCGGGCTCGTCGGCGAACGTATCCCGCCGACCTGGGATCTGTCTTGGTCGCATCTCGAATGGCAGTTCGGCAAGAAGATTCTGCCGGGGCACGAAGTAAGTGGTCGACAGGTCGATCGGCTGACTTGTTATCGCGACTTCTGGCGACGCCAGGGGATTCCGCCGGCGCCGACCGGCGCGCACGTGCAATCGCTGGTGATGTTCGCGCGGCGCGAGGTCTTGGCCCGCATCGGAGGATTTCCGCTCGGACAAAATTACGGTGAAGCGATTGCGGCGGAAATCGGCGCGTCGTTTCTCGTGCGCGCCCTGGGATTGCGCCTGTGCGAGGTGGGAGAGACGGCCTTCACGTGCTTCAACCATCCCCAATGGTTGAGTCGTGCCGCCCAGCATCGCGATCCCGCCTGGCTCGAACGCACAACACAGTTTCGTAACCGCAAGCTCGATCAGGAAGTGGCCTGAGGCCCAGCTTTCACGCGGTAGAGAATGACTCGCATGTTTCAGTGGCTCAAATCCTGGCAACGATGGTGGCGACGCGACGCGGAACCAACGGGGGGGGGCGTGCGCGTCTGTTTTCTGGGGGACGGCGTTTCCGGTTCGTGGCAGATGCGCGCCGCGCAGATCGCCGAGATGAATCCGGCCTGGGAGGCCCTGGCCACGAAGGATCTTCGTGCGGGGGACGTGGCGCGCTTCGATCTGTTCTGCATCGTGAAGCGGTTCGATGCCGCCAAGGCCGAATGGCTACGATCGCAGGGCAAGGCCGTCGTCTACGACGTCGTGGATCCCTGGAAGCAGCCGGAAGATGGCGAAGCGCATCCCACGCTGAACGACGCGATCGCCTATTTTCGCCGCCTGCTGGTGCCGATGCCGGTCGATGGCGTGATCTTTCCCAACGCTACGATGCTCGGCGATCTGGGCCAGCTTGTGCCGAATCCGGTGCATCTCTATCACCACCATCGGGTCTATCAAGAGCCGATCATCGTCTGTCGCCAGGCCCAACGCGTGGGTTACGAGGGGCGCGAAGACTATCTCGGTCCCTGGGCCGAGACGACCGCCCGCGTGTGCGAGCGACTCGGGCTCGAGTTCGTGATCAATCCTCCCGCGCTCGGAACGCTCGACATCGGGCTAGCCGTGCGGGGCGGGCGCCATGGCACGCTGATGGCCAAGCGCTACAAATCAAACGTCAAGCTGGCCAACCTGTTTGCGGCCGGCCTGCCTGCGGTGGCGCATGCCGAAGAGTCCTCGTACCGCGAGACCGACGACGGCAACGTCCGCTTTTTTAGCGACGAGGCCTCGCTCGAGCAGGCCATTGCCGAACTGCTCCCCTACGAGCGGAGGCTGGCCATCCACAAGGCATTTCTGGCGCACAGCCGGCGCTTTCGCGTGGAGTCGATCGCGCAGCAGTACGAAACGTACTTCCTGCAAGTGTTGGCCAGTCGAGCCGGGCAAGGCACGAGCCACAGCGCCGCTGCCTAGGCGCGACACGTTTACGGTACGAGCACGATCTTGCCGGCCAGCGTCCCGGCCTTGCCGATCGTGTTTTCTTCTTGCAGCCGATGTGCCTGGGCGGCTTCGGCCAAAGGGAGTACCCGATCGATGCAAGACTTGAGCCGGCCTTCCTTCATCCAGATGTTGATCTGGTTGCCGGCGGCCCGTTGCATGGCGGCCGGCTCGTTGAACATGGCAAAGCCGTAGAGCGAGCACCCCTTCACGTAGAAGGGACCCACGGGAAAGGCCGGCTTCGCATCGCGGCCCGCCATCAGGATCATGCGGCCGGCCGGGGCGAGGTGGCCTACGGTCCGTTCAAAGTCGGGCTCGCGCAGTGTCTCCCACCAGACGTTCACCCCGCCAGGGGCGAACGCCTTGAGGGCGGCATCGACATCGTCGGTCTTGTAGTTCACGGCCCGGTCGGCACCGAACTCGAGACATTTGGCCACCTTCTCGGGCGTGCCAGCCGTGGTGAGGACACGGGCGCCCAGCGCCTTGGCCATCTGTACCACGGTCGAACCCACGCCCCCCGACCCGCCATTGACGAACAGGGTTTCGCCGGGCTGCAGCTTTGCGCGCGGGACCAACCCCAGCCAGCCGGTGATGCCCACCAGGGCCAGCGCCGCCGCCTGTTGCGGATCGATTCCGTCGGGCAGCGGATTCAGCAGTTGTTCATCGACAGCGGCAAACTGAGCGAACGTGCCTTGCCGGCCGAGCAGTCCTTGATTGCTGCCCCAGACACGCGCGCCCTGCTTGAATCGCGAGGCACCCGGGCCGGCCTGCTCGACGATGCCAGCCAGGTCGCAGCCCACGACGTAGGGCAGCGGCAGATTCATCTTGACCATGCCGGCGCGAAGGTACGTGTCGATCGGATTCACGGCGACGGCTTCGACGCGCACGAGCACCTGTCCCTCTTTGGGTTCGGGAGTTGGTACTTCGCCGTATTGAATGTTTTCGGGCGGCCCCGTGTCGGTGATGTAGGCAGCTTTCATGGCGCGATGTTTTCGGGCAGAAGGTGCGAGCGATGAAAAGTCCGGAAAAAAGTCCAGCGTTTTGCAGTCGATCGAGCGGACTCTGACTATACCGCAACGAGCGATTCCGGCATAATGTCCGCGTGCGATGTTTCACCTTGCTGATGACGTTGGTGCTGCTGTTCGTGAGTACGCTCGGAGTCTGCCCTGAGGGGGCTCCGGAGCGCCCCGACGCGCTCTGCGGAGCCCGCTCGGATGACGGGCGCGGCTCGCTGTTGCTGGTGATCGTCGTGCGCTCGACAAAATCGATTCACGACCTGTTCCGGCCCAGCCTCGCGGCATGGGTGTTTTCGACTCTTGGCGGCGATACGCTCGCGCCGCAGATAGGCAGATCATCGGCGGTGGTCCACGTGGCTGCCGCGCCCCATACGCTCCAGTCGCAGCATATTCGCTGTCAGGTTTGATTCGCCCGGTTGGTCGAATCAACTCGCGTACCTGATTTGTAGCGAAGGGCGAACCGCGTCCGCGGTTTGTGCTGTCACACAGGAGCATTCCATGAGCGAGCAAGAACCGGAAACGAAGCCGGATGCAAAATATGAACCCATGAGCTACCAGTTCATGTTGAGGATTGTGATCTTCTTCCTGGTACTGGTGCTGATTCCCTGGGTCTTGGTAAAAATCGTCGACTTGCTGTTTTGAGCTTGCTGGGCAAGCTCGAATTGGCCGCGCGCAGAGACATGAGGACTGTAGATGAGCGATCTGCCTCTGATCACGACCATTGCCGCGGGCTTTACGGCTGCGTGGGTGCTGGGGTTGCTGACGCAGCGTCTGCGCCTGTCGCCGATCGTCGGCTATCTGCTGGCAGGTGTGTTGATCGGACCGCATACGCCCGGCTATGTGGGCGACATCCACCTGGCGCACCAGCTCGCCGAGGTGGGGGTCATCCTGCTGATGTTCGGCGTCGGCCTGCACTTTCACCTCGAGGACCTGATCGCCGTCAAATCGGTGGCGATTCCCGGCGCGCTCGGCCAGAGCCTGGCTGCGACGCTCATCAGCATTCCCATCTTCCTGATGTTCGATATCGAGCCGCGTTCCGGCGCCGTCATCGGTATGGCGATGGCGGTGGCGAGCACGGTGGTGTTGATGCGCGTGTTGATGGATGCCGAGGTGCTCGACTCGGTGGCGGGGCACGTGGCCGTGGGCTGGTTGCTCGTCGAGGACGTGCTTACGGTGGTCGTGCTCGTGATCATTCCCGTGCTGGGCACGGAGGTCGTTGCCGCCGGTGAGGTCGCGGCGGCAACAAACCCGTGGATGGCCATCACGATGGCGCTCGTCAAACTTGCGGCGCTCGTGGCCATCGTCCTTTTCGTGGGTTCGCGCGTGGTGCCGTGGGCGTTGTTACAGGTCGCGCGACTGCGCTCGCGCGAGCTCTTCACGCTGACCGTGATGGTCTTCTCGGTGGCGATTGCCGCCGGCGCGTACGTGCTATTCGGCGCGTCGATGGCCCTGGGGGCATTTCTCGCCGGCATGATGGTGGCCCAGTCTCCCGTGAGCCACCAGGCCGCGGCCGACGCGCTGCCGCTGCGCGATGCGTTCGCCGTCATGTTTTTCGTCGCGGTGGGCATGCTCTTCGACCCCATGTTTCTGCTGCACGAGCCCCTGATGATGCTGGCGGCAATGGGGGTGATCTTGATCGTCAAACCGCTCGTCGCACTGCTGATCGTGGCCGTGCTGGGGCACTCCGTACGCACGGCGTTGACGGTCGCTCTGGGCCTGGCGCAGATCGGCGAGTTTTCGTTCATCCTCTCCGATGCCGCCACGAAATTCGGCCTGATGCCCGAGGCGGGACATAACGTGCTCGTCGGCGGCGCAATCCTGTCGATCACGCTGAATCCGATTCTGTTCCGATCGCTCGATCCCATCGAACGCTGGCTGCGCACCAAGCCCCGCCTGTGGGCATTGTTGAACTCCCGCGCCGAGCGACGCGTGGGGCAGATCAATGTCGAGGCTGCCGAAAACATCGCGCAGCACAAGGCCGGCGAACAGCGGCTGGCCGTGGTCGTGGGCTACGGCCCCGTGGGTCAGACGGTCAATCGCCTGTTGCGCGATGCCGGCATGGCGACCGTCGTCATCGACATGAATTCTGACACCGTGATCGACTTGCAGCGACAGGGACAAACATCCATCTACGGCGATGCCTCGCGCGAAGCGATCCTCGAGCAGGCCGGCGTGCCGCGCGCGGCCTACCTCGTGCTGACGCTGCCCCAGGCCACGAACCGCACCGCCATCGTCACGCTGGCCCGGACGTTGAATCCCCGCATTAAGGTGCTGGTGCGCGCCCGCTACCTGCGCGAGCGCGAAGATCTCGAACAGGCCGGCGCGTCGGCCGCCATCTACGAGGAAGGCGAGGCCGCCGTGGCGCTGGCGCGGCTCGTGCTGGTGGATGCGGGCGCCGGTCGCGAACGCATCGAGGGCGCCGTGCGCGACATCCGCCTGCGACTGATTCTGGAGAATGTTTCCAACCTGCGCTCACAGTCGGTCCACAGCATCATGATTCCGTGGACGCGCGTGCGCCGCCTGTCGCAGTCGGCCCATCTCGAGGACGTGCGGCGCCAGCTCGGCGAGCAGAAGTTCTCGCGCTGGCCGGTGGTCGACGCCGCCGGAGATCCGGTGGGCTACTTGCTGGCCAAGGATCTGATCGCCCTGAACTCGTCGGGCGTGGATTGGACCTCGCTCATACGGCCGCTGATCGAAGTCACGCCGCAGGACGACGTCGAAGCGATCCTGCTGCAGTTCCAACGAGATGGCGCCACGATTTGCGTCGTGAAAGATAATCGCGTGCCGGTGGGCATCCTCACGATCGAGGATATCTTGGAACGTGTCATCGGTCGCATGGAAGACGAGTATCCTCGTCATTCGAAGCTCATGTTGACCGACGTCTTGTGGACCGACGAGA is from Pirellulales bacterium and encodes:
- a CDS encoding cation:proton antiporter, coding for MSDLPLITTIAAGFTAAWVLGLLTQRLRLSPIVGYLLAGVLIGPHTPGYVGDIHLAHQLAEVGVILLMFGVGLHFHLEDLIAVKSVAIPGALGQSLAATLISIPIFLMFDIEPRSGAVIGMAMAVASTVVLMRVLMDAEVLDSVAGHVAVGWLLVEDVLTVVVLVIIPVLGTEVVAAGEVAAATNPWMAITMALVKLAALVAIVLFVGSRVVPWALLQVARLRSRELFTLTVMVFSVAIAAGAYVLFGASMALGAFLAGMMVAQSPVSHQAAADALPLRDAFAVMFFVAVGMLFDPMFLLHEPLMMLAAMGVILIVKPLVALLIVAVLGHSVRTALTVALGLAQIGEFSFILSDAATKFGLMPEAGHNVLVGGAILSITLNPILFRSLDPIERWLRTKPRLWALLNSRAERRVGQINVEAAENIAQHKAGEQRLAVVVGYGPVGQTVNRLLRDAGMATVVIDMNSDTVIDLQRQGQTSIYGDASREAILEQAGVPRAAYLVLTLPQATNRTAIVTLARTLNPRIKVLVRARYLREREDLEQAGASAAIYEEGEAAVALARLVLVDAGAGRERIEGAVRDIRLRLILENVSNLRSQSVHSIMIPWTRVRRLSQSAHLEDVRRQLGEQKFSRWPVVDAAGDPVGYLLAKDLIALNSSGVDWTSLIRPLIEVTPQDDVEAILLQFQRDGATICVVKDNRVPVGILTIEDILERVIGRMEDEYPRHSKLMLTDVLWTDESLLRLQGRTSQEVIVEMAAKIPAGRLPNGVDVAELAIERERELPTHVGGGVAIPHARCPGLANPLVVFGRSAEGVEFGGTSAELVKLVFLIVTPVEHPETQVLLLSLIAGIAGQEDKRRLLREAETVDETRALLLAAEV